The following coding sequences are from one Pelecanus crispus isolate bPelCri1 chromosome 15, bPelCri1.pri, whole genome shotgun sequence window:
- the MFN2 gene encoding mitofusin-2, giving the protein MSLLFARSKSIVAVKKDKRHMAEVNASPLKHFVTAKKKINGIFEQLAAYINESSLFLEETHKNIELDPVTTEEQVLEVKGYLSKVSGISEVLARRHMKVAFFGRTSNGKSTVINAMLWDKVLPSGIGHTTNCFLRVEGTDGHEAFLLTEGSEEKKSVKTVNQLAHALHQDELLNAGSLVSVMWPNSKCPLLKDDLVLMDSPGIDVTTELDSWIDKFCLDADVFVLVANSESTLMQTEKQFFHKVNERLSRPNIFILNNRWDASASEPEYMEEVRRQHMERCTSFLVDELGVVDRAQAGDRIFFVSAKEVLNARIQRAQGMPEGGGALADGFQVRMFEFQNFERRFEECISQSAVKTKFEQHTVRAKQIAEDVRLIMDSVHIAAQEQRVYCLEMREERQERLGFIDKQLELLTQDYKRKIKQITEEVERQVSNAMAEEIRRLSVLVDEYQADFHPSQVVLKVYKSELHKHIEEGLGRNMSERCSNAITASLQTMQQEMIDGLKPLLPVSLRGQIDMLIPRQCFMLSYDLNCDKLCADFQEDIEFHFSLGWTMLVNRFLGPKNGRRALMGYNDQVQRPLTPANPSLPPLPQGSMTQEELMVSMVTGLASLTSRTSMGIIVVGGVVWKAVGWRLIALSFGLYGLLYVYERLTWTTKAKERAFKRQFVEYAGEKLQLIVSYTGSNCSHQVQQELAGTFAHLCQQVDVTRENLEQEISAMNKKIEVLDSLQSKAKLLRNKAGWLDSELNMFTHQYLQQSR; this is encoded by the exons ATGTCCCTGTTGTTTGCTCGTTCCAAGTCAATAGTTGCAGTGAAGAAGGATAAAAGACACATGGCTGAGGTAAATGCTTCTCCGCTTAAACATTTTGTCACTGCGAAGAAGAAAATCAATGGTATCTTTGAACAGTTGGCTGCATACATCAATGAGAGCTCCTTGTTCCTGGAAG aAACACACAAGAATATAGAGCTTGATCCTGTCACCACAGAAGAGCAGGTACTGGAAGTCAAAGGCTACCTGTCAAAAGTCAGTGGCATTAGTGAAGTGTTGGCAAGACGACACATGAAAGTTGCTTTTTTTGGAAG GACAAGCAATGGGAAAAGCACTGTGATAAATGCCATGCTATGGGACAAAGTCCTTCCTTCAGGAATTGGACACACCACTAATTGTTTCCTGCGTGTAGAAGGGACAGATGGACATGAAGCTTTCCTGCTTACTGAAGgctcagaggaaaagaagagtgTTAAG ACAGTAAACCAGCTGGCTCATGCCCTTCATCAAGATGAACTTCTGAATGCTGGCAGCCTAGTCAGCGTAATGTGGCCCAATTCCAAATGTCCTCTCTTAAAGGATGACCTGGTGCTGATGGACAG CCCTGGCATTGATGTAACCACAGAGCTGGACAGCTGGATTGACAAATTCTGTCTAGATGCCGATGTATTTGTCCTGGTGGCAAATTCTGAATCAACGTTGATGCAAACT GAGAAACAGTTCTTTCACAAGGTGAACGAACGTCTGTCTCGCcccaatatatttattttaaataaccgCTGGGATGCATCCGCCTCTGAACCAGAATACATGGAGGAG GTGCGTCGACAGCACATGGAGCGGTGTACCAGTTTCCTGGTAGATGAGCTGGGTGTGGTGGATCGAGCCCAGGCAGGGGATCGAATTTTCTTTGTGTCGGCAAAAGAAGTGCTGAATGCCAGGATTCAGAGGGCTCAAGGGATGCCAGAAGGAG GTGGAGCATTGGCAGATGGATTTCAAGTAAGAATGTTTGAGTTTCAGAACTTCGAGAGGAGATTTGAG GAATGTATCTCACAGTcagcagtaaaaacaaaatttgagCAGCATACAGTGAGAGCAAAGCAGATTGCGGAAGATGTTCGTCTCATCATGGATTCTGTGCATATTGCTGCCCAGGAACAGCG agTTTACTGTCTGGAAATGCGAGAGGAACGACAGGAACGTTTAGGTTTTATTGACaaacagctggagctccttACTCAAGACTACAAGcggaaaataaaacagatcaCAGAAGAAGTGGAGAGGCAG GTGTCAAATGCAATGGCAGAAGAAATCAGACGGCTTTCAGTGTTGGTGGATGAATACCAAGCAGACTTCCATCCATCTCAAGTAGTTCTTAAAGTTTACAAGAGT GAGCTGCATAAACACATTGAGGAAGGCCTGGGCCGTAACATGTCAGAGCGTTGTTCCAATGCAATCACAGCTTCCCTGCAGACAATGCAGCAGGAAATGATAG ATGGTTTAAAACCCCTTCTCCCGGTCTCTTTGCGGGGCCAGATAGACATGTTAATTCCCCGACAGTGCTTCATGCTCAGCTATGATCTAAACTGTGACAAGCTTTGTGCCGACTTCCAAGAGGACATAGAATTCCATTTCTCTCTTGGATGGACGATGCTGGTGAACAGGTTTTTGGGACCAAAGAATGGTCGTCGGGCCTTGATGGGCTATAATGACCAG GTTCAACGCCCTTTAACACCAGCAAATCCCAGTCTGCCTCCTTTGCCTCAGGGCTCTATGACCCAGGAAGAGCTCATGGTGTCAATGGTGACTGGACTGGCCTCATTAACTTCCCGAACTTCCATGGGGATCATCGTGGTTGGTGGCGTG GTCTGGAAGGCTGTGGGTTGGAGACTGATTGCTCTCTCTTTTGGCCTTTATGGGCTCCTTTATGTATATGAGCGCCTCACCTGGACCACAAAAGCGAAAGAGAGAGCTTTCAAACGGCAGTTTGTAGAGTATGCTGGTGAGAAATTGCAGCTCATCGTCAGTTATACGGGTTCTAATTGCAGCCACCAAGTCCAACA AGAGCTTGCTGGAACATTTGCTCATTTGTGTCAGCAAGTGGATGTCACACGGGAGAATCTTGAGCAGGAAATTTCTGCCATGAATAAAAAAATCGAAGTTCTGGATTCACTtcagagcaaagcaaaactgctcAG GAATAAAGCGGGTTGGCTTGACAGTGAACTCAACATGTTCACACATCAGTAcctgcagcaaagcagatag
- the PLOD1 gene encoding procollagen-lysine,2-oxoglutarate 5-dioxygenase 1, which produces MVPAAVLLPWAVLALLGAEGGRASEQDENLLVLTVATKQTEGFQRFRRSAQFFNYKVQVLGLDEEWQGGDDKKPAGGGQKVRLLKSALKQYADKEDLIILFIDSYDVLFASGPTELLKKFKQAKSKVVFSAENYIYPDRKLEFKYPQVRDGKRFLGSGGFIGYAPNLRKLVEEWKGQDDDSDQLFYTNVFLDPEKRESINISLDQRSRIFQNLNGALDEVVLKFENARVRARNLLYDTLPVVIHGNGPTKLQLNYLGNYIPQIWTFETGCTVCDEGLRSLTGFKDEALPMILIGIFIEQPTPFLSQFFLRLRNLHYPKQRIQLFIHNHEQHHSMQVDSFVKEHGKEYLAIKVIGADDEVENAEARNLGMDLCRRDPDCDYYFSVDAEIVLKNTETLRILIEQNKLVIAPLVSRHEKLWSNFWGALSPDGYYARSEDYVDIVQRRRVGLWNVPYISNVYLVKAKALRSELDQGDLFHSGKLDADMAFCHNVRNQGVFMYLTNRHQFGHILSLENYQTSHLHNDLWQIFSNPEDWREKYIHENYTAALKGKLVEMPCPDVYWFPIFTDTACDELVEEMEHYGQWSTGDNTDSRIQGGYENVPTIDIHMNQIGFEREWYKFLLDYIAPITEKLYPGYYTKTQFELAFVVRYKPDEQPSLMPHHDASTFTINIALNRVGIDYEGGGCRFLRYNCSIRAPRKGWTLMHPGRLTHYHEGLPTTKGTRYIAVSFLDP; this is translated from the exons AAAACCTGCTGGTCCTTACTGTTGCCACCAAGCAGACTGAGGGATTCCAACGCTTTAGAAGATCGGCCCAATTCTTCAACTACAAAGTCCAG gtgctggggctggatgAGGAATGGCAGGGTGGAGATGACAAGAAGCcagcaggaggtgggcagaAGGTCCGTCTCTTGAAATCAGCCTTGAAGCAGTACGCGGATAAGGAAGACTTGATCATCCTTTTCATAGACAG CTATGATGTACTTTTTGCTTCGGGCCCCACAGAACTGCTGAAGAAGTTCAAACAAGCCAAGAGCAAGGTGGTCTTCTCAGCAGAGAACTACATCTATCCTGACAGAAAGTTGGAATTCAAGTACCCTCAGGTGCGAGATGGAAAGCGCTTCCTGGGTTCTGGAG GCTTCATAGGTTATGCTCCAAACCTGAGGAAGCTTGTGGAAGAGTGGAAAGGACAGGATGATGACAGTGACCAGCTATTCTATACGAATGTCTTCTTGGATCCAGAAAAAAGG gaaagtatCAACATCAGTCTAGACCAAAGAAGCCGGATCTTCCAAAACCTAAATGGCGCATTAG ATGAGGTAGTTCTGAAGTTTGAAAACGCACGAGTGAGAGCAAGAAACTTGTTATATGACACTCTGCCTGTGGTGATTCATGGAAATGGACCCACCAAG CTGCAGTTGAACTACCTGGGAAACTACATCCCTCAAATATGGACATTTGAGACTGGCTGCACTGTGTGTGATGAAGGTCTGCGAAGCCTCACAGGGTTTAAG GATGAGGCATTGCCAATGATTCTGATTGGCATTTTCATCGAGCAGCCCACCCCATTCCTCTCGCAGTTTTTCTTGCGGCTTCGTAACCTTCATTACCCAAAGCAACGAATCCAGCTCTTCATTCACAACCAT GAGCAACATCACTCGATGCAGGTGGACTCTTTTGTTAAAGAGCATGGCAAAGAATATCTCGCCATCAAAGTGATTGGAGCAGATGATGAGGTGGAGAATGCTGAGGCGCGTAACTTGGGCAT GGATTTGTGCAGAAGGGATCCTGACTGTGACTATTACTTTAGCGTGGATGCTGAGATAGTTCTGAAGAACACAGAGACTCTAAGGATCCTGATCGAACAGAACAA GCTGGTGATTGCCCCGCTGGTAAGCCGTCATGAAAAGTTGTGGTCAAATTTCTGGGGAGCACTGAGCCCTGATGGATACTATGCCCGCTCAGAAGATTATGTGGATATTGTTCAAAGGCGGAGGGT CGGGCTTTGGAATGTTCCCTACATCAGCAACGTTTATCTGGTTAAAGCCAAGGCTCTGCGATCGGAGCTTGACCAGGGAGATCTCTTCCACAGTGGCAAGCTGGATGCTGACATGGCTTTCTGCCACAACGTTCGGAATCAG GGAGTCTTTATGTACCTGACAAATCGGCATCAGTTTGGACACATACTGTCCCTGGAGAATTATCAGACAAGTCACCTCCACAATGACCTCTGGCAGATATTCAGCAACCCTGAG GACTGGAGAGAAAAGTACATCCATGAAAACtacacagcagctctgaaaggGAAATTGGTAGAAATG ccctgcccagaTGTTTACTGGTTCCCCATATTCACTGACACTGCCTGTGATGAGCTGGTGGAAGAAATGGAACATTATGGCCAGTGGTCCACAGGTGACAACACG GACAGCAGAATACAAGGAGGATATGAGAACGTCCCAACTATTGACATACACATGAACCAAATTGGCTTTGAAAGAGAATGGTATAAGTTTCTTCTGGACTATATTGCACCCATCACGGAGAAACTGTACCCAGGATACTATACCAAG ACTCAGTTTGAGCTAGCCTTTGTAGTTCGCTACAAACCTGACGAGCAGCCCTCCTTGATGCCCCATCATGACGCTTCCACCTTTACCATTAACATTGCTTTGAACCGAGTTGGAATAGACTATGAG GGAGGAGGCTGCCGGTTCCTGCGCTACAACTGCTCCATTCGAGCTCCACGGAAAGGGTGGACCCTCATGCATCCAGGACGCCTGACCCACTATCACGAAGGTCTTCCAACCACCAAAGGAACCCGTTACATCGCAGTGTCCTTTCTTGACCCCTAG